One Cygnus atratus isolate AKBS03 ecotype Queensland, Australia chromosome 6, CAtr_DNAZoo_HiC_assembly, whole genome shotgun sequence DNA segment encodes these proteins:
- the UPP2 gene encoding uridine phosphorylase 2, translated as MTETTGYSGGGLVLIKNPHLHTMEEDILYHLDLGTRTHNLPAMFGDIKFVCVGGSPNRMKAFAQFMHKELGLEGSGEDLADICAGTDRYAMYRTGPVLSISHGMGIPSISIMLHELIKLLHHAKCRDVTIIRIGTSGGLGIEAGSVVITDTAVDASFQPRFEQVVLGDVVVRSTDLDRDLAEELLACSKEVPDFPTLIGHTMCTYDFYEGQGRLDGALCSFSSEKKLEYLKRAHEAGVRNIEMESTAFAAMCRLCGLKAAVVCVALLDRLEGDQIRAPREVLREYQQRPQRLIATFIRRRLGLHPPAGRVLPSSD; from the exons ATGACTGAAACAACAGGTTACTCTGG CGGTGGGCTCGTCCTCATCAAAAACCCGCACCTGCACACGATGGAGGAGGACATTCTGTATCACTTGGACTTGGGAACAAGGACGCACAACCTGCCTGCTATGTTTGGGGACATAAAG TTTGTCTGCGTTGGCGGCAGCCCGAACAGGATGAAGGCGTTTGCCCAGTTcatgcacaaggagctggggcTCGAGGGCAGTGGGGAGGACCTGGCTGACATCTGCGCAGGGACGGACCGCTACGCCATGTACCGCACGGGGCCGGTGCTCTCCATCAGC CACGGGATGGGCATCCCTTCCATTTCCATTATGCTTCATGAACTAATCAAACTGCTGCACCACGCAAAATGCCGAGACGTTACTATTATACGCATCGGTACTTCTGGAGGCTTAG GGATCGAGGCTGGCTCCGTTGTGATCACGGACACGGCCGTGGACGCCTCCTTCCAGCCGCGGTTCGAGCAGGTGGTGCTGGGCGATGTGGTGGTGCGGAGCACGGACCTGGACAGGGACCTCGCGGAGGAGCTCCTCGCCTGCAGCAAGGAGGTCCCCGACTTCCCCACGCTCATTGGGCACACCATGTGCACCTACGATTTCTACGAAG GTCAGGGGAGATTAGACGGAGCGTTGTGCTCTTTCTCCAGTGAAAAAAAGTTGGAATACTTAAAAAGAGCTCACGAGGCTGGCGTGAGAAACATTGAAATGGAGTCCACGGCGTTCGCTGCCATGTGCAGGCTGTGCGGTTTGAAAG CTGCTGTTGTCTGCGTGGCACTCCTGGACCGCCTGGAGGGGGACCAGATCCGGGCACCCCGTGAGGTGCTGCGGGAGTACCAGCAGCGGCCTCAGCGCCTGATCGCCACCTTCATCCGGAGACGCCTGGGGCTGCACCCACCCGCGGGACGCGTGCTCCCCTCCAGCGACTGA